One window of the Natronomonas marina genome contains the following:
- a CDS encoding IclR family transcriptional regulator, with amino-acid sequence MDSKTSSKTVQSTVKSFEIVECLHELDGGRVSEIAERLGVARSTVHSHLATMKSLGYLVQEGDIYYLSSRFIDLGRYVQGRKRVYELAGPQVESLAEQTGELVQFAIAEHGRAVYIHRSAGDQAVATDADDSHRVFLHATAAGKCLLSFMPREDVESIIEETGLPQLTGSTTTDRASLFEELSRIRERGFAFNESERINGLRAVGVPVFDQDRTLLGSISVAGPEHRIQGDYYREELPRLLNGVAKELGMNVTYA; translated from the coding sequence ATGGACTCGAAAACCTCATCGAAAACCGTCCAATCGACGGTGAAATCCTTCGAGATCGTCGAATGTCTCCACGAACTCGACGGCGGTCGCGTCTCGGAGATAGCCGAGCGGCTCGGAGTCGCCAGAAGCACCGTTCACAGCCACCTCGCGACGATGAAGTCGCTCGGGTATCTGGTGCAGGAGGGCGACATCTACTATCTCAGCTCCCGGTTCATCGACCTGGGCCGCTACGTGCAGGGCCGAAAACGGGTGTACGAACTCGCTGGCCCCCAGGTCGAATCACTGGCCGAGCAAACGGGCGAACTCGTGCAGTTCGCCATCGCAGAGCACGGACGAGCCGTGTACATCCACCGCAGCGCGGGCGACCAGGCCGTTGCGACGGACGCCGACGACAGTCATCGGGTCTTCCTGCACGCGACGGCGGCCGGCAAGTGCCTCCTCTCGTTCATGCCCCGCGAGGACGTCGAGTCGATCATCGAGGAGACCGGGCTCCCGCAGCTCACCGGGTCGACCACCACGGACCGCGCGTCGCTATTCGAGGAACTGTCCCGGATACGAGAACGCGGATTCGCCTTCAACGAAAGCGAGCGTATCAATGGCCTGCGAGCCGTCGGCGTCCCGGTATTCGACCAGGACCGGACGCTCCTCGGATCGATCAGTGTGGCTGGCCCGGAACATCGTATCCAGGGCGACTACTACAGGGAGGAGCTACCCAGACTGCTGAACGGTGTCGCAAAGGAACTCGGGATGAACGTCACCTACGCCTGA
- a CDS encoding CaiB/BaiF CoA transferase family protein, with product MTDPGSRPLDGVRVIDCTQMLSGPFATQMLADMGATVIKIERPETGDITRAIEPTVGDSGMTSYFASLNRGKRSVVLDLSSPQGADALARLAADADVIVENYRAGLMEEWGLGYDSLSELSDDLIYCSISGFGPGPYEDVPAFDMVVQALGGSMSITGESDGQPLRSGLPIGDICAGMYAVIGIVTALHSVDRHGGQRIDVPMFEGLVSWLSERAGWTFATGEPYQRRGNVHPSLAPYRVFDTEDGWLALAIGSQGTWLSLCEALDRPDLAADPRFETNSDRVANRAALASELADVFVQDDAESWFERLREASVPAAPVNDTAEVFETPQIRASEATSDLTLGGVDMPFVEFPVGFSELRSGDVSEPPVHGEHTRTVLSEVMDEAAVDDLMGE from the coding sequence ATGACTGATCCCGGCTCACGACCCCTCGATGGCGTTCGCGTTATCGACTGTACACAGATGCTCTCGGGTCCGTTCGCCACCCAGATGCTCGCCGACATGGGTGCGACGGTGATCAAGATCGAACGCCCGGAAACCGGGGACATCACGCGCGCGATCGAGCCGACGGTTGGCGATTCGGGGATGACCAGCTACTTCGCGTCCCTGAACCGTGGAAAACGCAGCGTCGTCCTCGACCTCTCGTCCCCTCAGGGTGCCGACGCCCTCGCGCGACTCGCGGCGGATGCGGACGTGATCGTCGAAAACTATCGAGCGGGCCTGATGGAGGAGTGGGGACTCGGCTACGATTCGCTCTCGGAACTGTCGGACGACCTGATCTACTGTTCCATCTCCGGGTTCGGACCGGGACCGTACGAGGACGTTCCGGCATTCGACATGGTCGTCCAGGCCCTCGGCGGGAGCATGAGTATCACGGGCGAGTCGGACGGTCAGCCGCTCCGCTCCGGGCTCCCGATAGGTGACATATGCGCGGGAATGTACGCCGTCATCGGAATCGTCACGGCCCTGCACTCGGTAGACCGACACGGTGGCCAGCGGATCGACGTCCCGATGTTCGAGGGACTCGTCTCGTGGTTGTCCGAGCGCGCCGGGTGGACGTTCGCCACCGGGGAGCCGTACCAGCGCAGGGGGAACGTCCACCCGTCGCTCGCCCCGTACCGTGTTTTCGACACCGAGGACGGCTGGCTGGCGCTCGCCATCGGTAGCCAGGGTACCTGGCTGTCGCTGTGTGAGGCACTGGACAGGCCGGATCTCGCTGCGGATCCACGGTTCGAAACGAATTCGGATCGAGTCGCCAACCGGGCGGCCCTCGCGTCGGAACTGGCCGACGTGTTCGTGCAGGACGATGCCGAGTCGTGGTTCGAACGCCTCCGCGAGGCGTCGGTCCCTGCCGCGCCCGTCAACGATACGGCAGAGGTTTTCGAAACACCCCAAATCCGGGCGAGCGAGGCGACGAGCGACCTCACCCTCGGCGGTGTCGATATGCCGTTCGTCGAGTTTCCGGTCGGGTTCTCGGAGCTACGATCCGGTGACGTGAGCGAACCGCCGGTCCACGGTGAGCACACCCGGACCGTGCTGTCCGAGGTCATGGACGAGGCCGCGGTCGACGATTTGATGGGCGAGTGA
- a CDS encoding DUF7284 family protein, translating to MARGVSTVLDVAVCLLLVGTALATLAAAPPTPTPEAPDADAAARTVATATTGVPGGNSTRHTTLAAHLGSAAVHAATVDGQRLVGSSYPAAVVEATGEATGDRVYVTATWEPYPNATVDGRVTAGPKPPASADVAATVMTVESGIDRAPVDDSTTFRTLGGALAEAVVEWLFPSTRTRAALADPRTAPRTVDRYRTVGDALDAPLDSVEADVDVAAANETLTAALADRFETELRGRYATADAAAAETSAGEVTVVVRRWDP from the coding sequence GTGGCCCGCGGCGTGAGCACCGTTCTGGACGTCGCGGTCTGTCTGCTGCTCGTCGGGACCGCTCTCGCCACGCTTGCGGCGGCGCCCCCGACGCCGACGCCGGAGGCCCCCGACGCCGACGCCGCCGCACGAACCGTCGCGACGGCGACGACGGGCGTCCCGGGCGGGAACAGCACGCGCCACACGACGCTCGCTGCCCACCTGGGGAGCGCCGCCGTGCACGCCGCGACGGTCGACGGACAGCGACTCGTGGGGAGTTCGTACCCGGCCGCAGTCGTCGAGGCGACCGGGGAGGCGACCGGCGACCGGGTCTACGTCACGGCGACCTGGGAACCGTACCCGAACGCCACCGTTGACGGGCGCGTGACGGCCGGACCGAAACCCCCCGCGAGCGCCGACGTCGCCGCGACGGTGATGACCGTCGAGAGCGGTATCGACCGGGCGCCGGTCGACGATTCGACGACGTTCCGTACCCTCGGTGGGGCGCTCGCCGAGGCTGTCGTCGAGTGGCTCTTCCCGTCGACGCGGACCCGGGCGGCGCTGGCCGACCCCCGGACCGCTCCCCGGACCGTCGACCGGTATCGGACCGTGGGCGATGCGCTCGACGCCCCCCTCGACTCCGTCGAGGCTGACGTCGACGTCGCGGCCGCAAACGAGACGCTGACCGCCGCTCTCGCCGACCGCTTCGAGACGGAGCTACGGGGTCGGTACGCCACGGCGGATGCGGCCGCCGCGGAGACATCGGCCGGCGAGGTCACGGTCGTCGTCAGGCGGTGGGATCCGTGA
- a CDS encoding DUF7283 family protein: MFEAPLDAWYVWLGLAAVSATAAGVVTAIPAAPPPDATGAAETVDAVAVSEHATIDERPLPNAEAVRVGADSLSLRGPGGTAHARFGYGPVTPATADERLEAVLLGTPPERVFASPKAFERAASAARRDRPQWTDTDRLVVRRVTWEGTDVVLVG, encoded by the coding sequence ATGTTCGAGGCTCCGCTCGACGCGTGGTACGTCTGGCTCGGTCTCGCGGCCGTCAGCGCCACGGCCGCGGGCGTCGTGACCGCGATACCCGCCGCACCGCCGCCGGACGCGACGGGCGCCGCCGAGACGGTCGACGCCGTCGCCGTCAGCGAGCACGCTACCATCGACGAACGGCCCCTGCCGAACGCCGAAGCAGTCCGGGTCGGCGCGGATTCGCTGTCCCTCCGGGGGCCGGGTGGCACCGCACACGCACGGTTCGGGTACGGGCCGGTGACGCCAGCCACCGCCGACGAGCGACTCGAGGCCGTCCTCCTCGGGACGCCCCCGGAGCGCGTCTTCGCGTCGCCGAAAGCGTTCGAGCGCGCGGCGTCGGCGGCGCGGCGAGACCGACCGCAGTGGACCGACACCGACCGCCTCGTCGTCCGGCGCGTCACCTGGGAGGGGACCGATGTCGTCCTCGTGGGGTAG
- a CDS encoding DUF7285 family protein — translation MSSSWGRAQTEPIAALAAVFALGVGLSLYAGAFDATAAELVTDREMAPHAADRLVAETTTFGAVVPPLAEHTDAASPRGYRLNASLRTDEGTWTEGRPRAPDPECVDRRVAVRVAPARVIPGLLEVCVWPAA, via the coding sequence ATGTCGTCCTCGTGGGGTAGGGCACAGACGGAACCCATCGCAGCGCTGGCGGCGGTGTTCGCGCTCGGCGTCGGCCTGTCGCTGTACGCGGGCGCCTTCGACGCGACGGCGGCCGAACTGGTGACCGACCGGGAGATGGCACCGCACGCGGCCGACCGTCTCGTGGCCGAGACCACTACCTTCGGCGCAGTGGTCCCGCCGCTGGCGGAGCACACCGACGCGGCGAGCCCCCGTGGGTATCGCCTGAACGCCTCGCTGCGAACCGACGAGGGGACGTGGACGGAGGGTCGTCCGCGGGCACCGGACCCGGAGTGCGTCGACCGCCGGGTCGCCGTCCGCGTGGCGCCCGCTCGCGTCATCCCCGGTCTCCTGGAGGTGTGCGTGTGGCCCGCGGCGTGA
- a CDS encoding DUF7286 family protein: MNDRARVPFALVGVLVLVSSTTLAATVVTNDPASTPTVDRAMAGAEAETVTTLRVVADEAATETAARPVTEPANTTAGRALDADRPFRDALRLRIYLLARERLESVRVRRGGVVANASLPPVEPTTAGYREAIERVRVERAGENGTALRVEIRDVRIAGTHRDRRVATEELSPTFVVPNPALFLHDRTERYERRVNAPVTRPGLGRRLTARLYPIAWARGYAQYSGAPIANVVGTRHVELATNDALLTEQRAVFGASDPGGDRGVVAAGRQIGGRDLLAATGVDGRWSDAVLTAAETHGSDSSRSPPVGTDEEPPDDTSVTVGVNGSADRAFAETVGIEGDDALRKAIERAHTVQARVRAEASGRVVDRERTGSVSGSWNLVEEHTDDSVSLERIDGTPPSADGWETRDGAAFRVHETRVRSRTWRRGSRRKTTSTVVEREYRVRIAVQARTAPVPGAPPGSLDGPLASATDRAVAAAIDEAGGFEAVARAAVDGDTGPTRANATADSTVDRETVLADVRTLRDRTRNVSTTVPGTDLATGRVNPARRLSENLSARHGRLRGRADRSVAERTRVAAREAYLAALERDLRTRSEHHGTVNDGLKDEITEHLDPSRLDGALAAHRRAVRPPTRTYEDPVGNLSLAVETGPSYLPTGPVSRERIHAGENGTVHPLATRNLNVFTSPHGQVVEGILGRLPIIGDDSVSLSTAAQALDAMNGTDEGYDSLRSEVTAASRYVRDELVAAMTAEGVPASEARGAVTTNASTAEAAKALANGSTAERAASSAGGNGVDRDRLRVRLRVTLADALRDDAARPSRSSTNEAVETVKREFRRELQAKAEKRLEDAMEKKRRQKLGKKMGSLPAGMPLVPGYWYATGNVWYVEVEGTYERFVVRANRGDSRASTAYVREGRTARLSHDGRRLELGRGPKITVSTETVVVVVVPSGPRGVGDTDGTMDERSPGWPPGEGGG, translated from the coding sequence GTGAACGACCGTGCCCGCGTGCCGTTCGCGCTCGTCGGCGTGCTCGTCCTGGTGTCGAGCACGACGCTCGCGGCGACGGTCGTGACGAACGACCCGGCATCGACGCCGACGGTCGACCGGGCCATGGCCGGCGCCGAGGCGGAGACGGTGACGACGCTCCGCGTTGTCGCGGACGAGGCGGCGACCGAGACCGCCGCTCGGCCGGTCACCGAACCGGCGAACACGACCGCCGGCCGAGCGCTCGACGCCGACCGGCCGTTCCGCGACGCATTGCGCCTCCGAATCTACCTGCTGGCGCGCGAGCGCCTCGAATCGGTCCGGGTCCGTCGCGGTGGCGTCGTCGCAAACGCGTCGTTGCCGCCCGTCGAACCGACGACCGCCGGGTACCGCGAAGCGATAGAGCGCGTCCGGGTGGAGCGGGCCGGCGAGAACGGTACCGCGTTGCGGGTCGAGATACGGGATGTCCGGATAGCGGGTACCCACCGGGACCGCCGAGTCGCCACCGAGGAACTGTCGCCGACCTTCGTCGTCCCGAACCCGGCGCTGTTCCTGCACGACAGGACCGAGCGGTACGAGCGCCGGGTGAACGCGCCCGTCACCCGCCCGGGCCTCGGACGGCGTCTCACGGCCCGGCTGTATCCCATCGCCTGGGCCAGGGGCTACGCCCAGTACAGTGGCGCACCGATAGCGAACGTCGTCGGGACGAGACACGTCGAGTTGGCGACCAACGACGCGCTATTGACCGAACAACGAGCAGTCTTCGGCGCCTCGGACCCCGGGGGCGACCGCGGCGTCGTCGCCGCCGGCCGCCAGATCGGGGGCCGTGACCTCCTGGCTGCGACCGGCGTCGACGGTCGCTGGAGCGACGCCGTCCTCACCGCGGCGGAGACACACGGGTCGGACTCCTCGCGGTCTCCGCCGGTCGGGACCGACGAGGAGCCACCCGACGACACCTCGGTGACCGTCGGGGTCAACGGCTCCGCGGACCGTGCGTTCGCGGAGACCGTCGGTATCGAGGGCGACGACGCCCTCCGGAAGGCCATAGAGCGGGCCCACACGGTCCAGGCCCGCGTCCGGGCCGAGGCCTCGGGCCGCGTCGTCGACCGGGAACGGACCGGCTCCGTCTCCGGGTCGTGGAATCTGGTCGAGGAACACACCGACGACTCGGTCAGCCTGGAGCGGATCGACGGGACGCCGCCGAGTGCGGACGGCTGGGAGACACGGGACGGCGCGGCGTTTCGAGTCCACGAGACGCGGGTTCGGTCTCGGACCTGGCGACGCGGAAGCCGGCGGAAGACGACCAGCACCGTCGTCGAGCGGGAGTACCGCGTCCGAATCGCGGTCCAGGCCCGTACCGCACCGGTACCGGGCGCGCCGCCAGGATCGCTCGACGGCCCGCTGGCTTCGGCGACCGACCGGGCCGTCGCCGCAGCCATCGACGAGGCCGGTGGGTTCGAGGCCGTCGCCAGGGCCGCGGTCGACGGCGACACCGGCCCGACGAGGGCGAACGCGACCGCCGATTCCACCGTCGACCGGGAGACCGTCCTCGCCGACGTGCGGACCCTCCGGGACCGGACCCGGAACGTCTCGACCACCGTGCCGGGGACCGACCTCGCCACGGGTCGGGTCAACCCGGCCCGACGGCTCTCGGAGAACCTCTCGGCGCGACACGGCCGGCTGCGCGGCCGAGCCGACCGGTCGGTCGCCGAGCGGACCCGGGTCGCGGCGCGCGAGGCGTACCTGGCCGCGCTCGAACGCGACCTCCGGACCCGCTCGGAGCACCACGGGACGGTCAACGACGGCCTGAAAGACGAGATTACCGAACACCTCGACCCGAGTCGACTCGACGGCGCCCTCGCCGCTCACCGTCGGGCAGTCCGGCCGCCGACCAGGACCTACGAGGATCCGGTCGGGAACCTGTCTCTCGCCGTCGAGACCGGCCCGTCCTACCTCCCGACCGGGCCGGTCAGCCGGGAACGGATCCACGCCGGTGAGAACGGGACGGTCCACCCGCTTGCGACGCGGAACCTGAACGTCTTCACCTCTCCGCACGGGCAGGTCGTCGAAGGGATACTCGGGCGGCTCCCGATAATCGGCGACGACAGCGTCTCGCTTTCGACCGCCGCCCAGGCGTTGGACGCCATGAACGGTACCGACGAGGGATACGACTCGCTGCGGTCCGAGGTGACGGCCGCGAGTCGCTACGTTCGTGACGAGTTGGTCGCGGCGATGACCGCCGAAGGCGTCCCCGCTTCCGAGGCCCGGGGCGCCGTGACGACGAACGCCTCGACGGCCGAGGCGGCGAAGGCGCTCGCCAACGGTTCGACGGCCGAACGGGCCGCATCTTCGGCCGGTGGTAACGGCGTCGACCGCGACCGGCTCCGGGTTCGCCTCCGGGTCACCCTCGCGGACGCCCTGCGGGACGACGCCGCCCGCCCCTCCCGTTCGTCGACCAACGAGGCAGTCGAAACGGTGAAGCGGGAGTTCCGACGCGAACTGCAGGCGAAGGCAGAAAAGCGACTCGAGGACGCCATGGAGAAGAAGCGACGGCAGAAGCTCGGCAAGAAGATGGGCTCGCTACCGGCCGGGATGCCGCTCGTCCCCGGCTACTGGTACGCCACCGGCAACGTCTGGTACGTCGAGGTCGAGGGTACCTACGAGCGGTTCGTCGTCCGGGCGAACCGCGGCGACAGCCGGGCATCGACCGCCTACGTGCGGGAGGGACGGACGGCACGTCTCTCCCACGACGGCCGGCGTCTCGAACTCGGTCGGGGGCCCAAAATCACCGTCAGTACCGAGACGGTGGTAGTGGTCGTCGTCCCGTCCGGCCCGAGAGGCGTCGGCGACACCGACGGCACGATGGACGAGCGCTCGCCCGGGTGGCCGCCCGGCGAAGGCGGCGGTTGA
- a CDS encoding YeiH family protein, with product MKRSIIGRFGGILVLVIVAGAALVVGSKLPVLTPLVLAIAGGAVVSNTVSIPEGIERGIAVHPLFLETAIVLLGASLPLSALVAAGPLLIGLVVGTVALGVVVVTGLSRFAHLNDRLESLLAAGSSICGVSAIAAVAPVVEADDTQIAHAAATILLFDVLTLVLFPPIGRLLGVEAKLYGIWIGLAMFSTGPVAAAGFAHSTVAGQWAMLTKLSRNALIGILVVLYSLLYANRERTQSRSVGTTGRLWAEFPKFLVGFVLLAVLANSGLLSDRVIDTIGLASDALFLLAFAGLGFEIRLRKIRQSGVAPIAVVGLYLVFVSSVTYLAVGLFF from the coding sequence ATGAAGCGATCGATCATCGGTCGCTTCGGAGGGATCCTCGTTCTCGTGATCGTCGCAGGCGCGGCCCTGGTCGTCGGATCGAAACTCCCGGTTTTGACACCGCTCGTCCTCGCCATCGCTGGTGGGGCGGTCGTCTCGAACACCGTCTCGATTCCCGAGGGAATCGAACGCGGAATCGCCGTACACCCGTTGTTTCTGGAGACGGCGATCGTCCTGCTCGGTGCGAGTCTCCCGCTGAGTGCGCTCGTCGCGGCGGGTCCGCTCCTCATCGGTCTCGTCGTCGGGACCGTCGCGCTCGGGGTCGTCGTCGTCACGGGCCTCTCCCGGTTCGCCCACCTGAACGACCGACTGGAGTCCCTCCTGGCCGCCGGGTCGAGCATCTGCGGCGTCTCCGCGATCGCCGCCGTCGCACCGGTCGTCGAGGCTGACGACACCCAGATCGCCCACGCCGCTGCAACGATCCTCCTGTTCGACGTGTTGACGCTCGTGCTCTTCCCCCCGATCGGCCGACTCCTCGGGGTCGAGGCCAAACTGTACGGCATCTGGATCGGCCTCGCGATGTTCTCTACTGGCCCCGTCGCCGCCGCGGGGTTTGCCCATTCGACGGTTGCGGGTCAGTGGGCAATGCTGACGAAACTCTCGCGGAACGCCCTGATCGGCATCCTGGTAGTTCTCTACTCGCTACTGTACGCGAACCGCGAGCGAACGCAGTCCCGATCCGTCGGGACGACCGGACGACTGTGGGCCGAATTCCCGAAGTTCCTGGTCGGGTTCGTGTTGCTCGCGGTGCTGGCCAACAGCGGATTGCTGTCCGATCGCGTGATCGATACGATCGGGCTGGCGTCCGACGCACTGTTTCTGTTGGCCTTTGCGGGCCTCGGATTCGAAATCCGACTCCGGAAGATACGGCAGTCCGGCGTTGCACCGATCGCGGTCGTCGGGCTCTATCTCGTCTTCGTCAGTTCGGTCACGTATCTCGCGGTCGGTCTGTTCTTCTGA
- a CDS encoding NmrA/HSCARG family protein yields MSVERVLVVGATGKQGGATARHLLAGTGGRTFEVDALTRSPESDAATALAEAGANVVEGDLLRRSSLRAALEPVDAVFCVTVFRAGGHDVEVEQGVNVAEVAAEVGVEQFVYSSVASVETDTGLANFESKRAVEDRIRDLGLPATFLRPTYFMQNFEGLRPEIENGRLPLPIQPDVRLQLIDVADIGAFAATAFADPDRYVDTAIELAGDERTLESAARVFGSVLGHRVEPVSLPIEAARTEVDDVHADMHVWFNEHGYDVDIAALEREHPVSLTDLEGCLRRRGWGER; encoded by the coding sequence ATGAGTGTTGAACGCGTACTCGTCGTTGGCGCCACCGGCAAGCAGGGCGGGGCGACCGCCCGCCACCTGCTCGCGGGGACGGGTGGCCGGACGTTCGAGGTCGACGCATTGACCCGGTCGCCGGAGTCGGACGCCGCAACCGCCCTCGCCGAGGCGGGTGCCAACGTCGTCGAGGGCGACCTACTGCGTCGGTCGTCGCTTCGAGCGGCGCTCGAACCCGTCGATGCCGTCTTCTGTGTCACGGTGTTCCGGGCCGGGGGCCACGACGTCGAGGTCGAACAGGGTGTAAACGTCGCCGAAGTCGCAGCCGAGGTGGGCGTCGAGCAGTTCGTGTATAGCTCGGTCGCGAGCGTGGAGACCGACACCGGGCTGGCCAACTTCGAGTCCAAGCGGGCCGTCGAGGACCGCATCCGGGACCTCGGCCTTCCGGCGACGTTCCTCCGGCCGACCTACTTCATGCAGAACTTCGAGGGACTGCGACCGGAGATAGAGAACGGACGGCTCCCGTTACCTATCCAGCCGGACGTCCGACTACAGCTGATCGACGTGGCGGACATCGGTGCGTTCGCGGCGACCGCGTTCGCCGACCCGGACCGCTACGTGGACACCGCAATCGAACTCGCCGGTGACGAGCGGACGCTCGAGAGCGCCGCCCGGGTCTTCGGGTCGGTCCTCGGGCACCGCGTCGAACCGGTGAGCCTCCCGATCGAGGCGGCACGAACCGAGGTCGACGACGTCCACGCCGACATGCACGTCTGGTTCAACGAACACGGCTACGACGTGGATATTGCGGCACTCGAGCGGGAACACCCCGTCTCACTCACCGATCTCGAGGGGTGTCTCCGGCGACGGGGATGGGGAGAGCGCTGA
- a CDS encoding NAD-dependent succinate-semialdehyde dehydrogenase: MKSRNPATGELLEEYDTHEDTVAEILKGAEDRFLEWRNRDISDRRRLVGSLADILRDNETRYAELMTAEMGKPITQARAEVQKCAWGCEFYAERAGEFLQDRHVGTVPDAKTYVAHEPLGPVLAVMPWNFPFWQVFRFAAPALAAGNTALLKHSSNVPGCALAIEEVFEEAGFPEGCFSTLLVDSASVSEIVENDRVPAVTLTGSEYAGRSVAETAGRNLKKCVLELGGSDPYVVLDDADVADAAATGAMARNQNSGQSCIAAKRFIVVEEVYDEFLDALAAEVESLQVGDPTDEATDVGPQASEALLQELHQQVEASVDAGATVVTGGEPLEGEGAFYPPTILADVPEACPARNEELFGPVAAVFEVADAEAAVELANDTRFGLGASVWTADRERGERLARRIDAGCVFVNEMVKSDPRLPFGGVKDSGFGRELSRDGILEFVNRKTVWIE; encoded by the coding sequence ATGAAAAGCCGGAACCCAGCGACAGGAGAACTCCTGGAGGAGTACGACACCCACGAGGACACTGTCGCGGAAATCCTGAAAGGTGCAGAGGACCGCTTTCTCGAGTGGCGCAACAGGGACATCAGCGACCGACGGCGGTTGGTCGGGTCGCTCGCCGACATCCTGCGGGACAACGAGACCCGCTACGCGGAGTTGATGACGGCCGAGATGGGCAAGCCGATCACGCAGGCGCGAGCGGAGGTGCAGAAGTGCGCGTGGGGGTGTGAGTTCTACGCCGAACGGGCCGGCGAGTTCCTGCAGGACCGCCACGTCGGGACGGTCCCCGACGCGAAGACCTACGTCGCCCACGAACCGCTCGGCCCGGTCCTCGCGGTAATGCCGTGGAACTTCCCGTTCTGGCAGGTGTTTCGCTTCGCGGCGCCTGCCCTTGCGGCCGGCAACACCGCGTTGCTGAAACACTCGTCGAACGTGCCGGGGTGTGCGCTCGCTATCGAGGAGGTGTTCGAAGAGGCCGGGTTCCCGGAGGGATGCTTCTCGACGCTGCTCGTAGACTCGGCCAGCGTGTCGGAAATCGTCGAGAACGACCGTGTCCCGGCAGTCACGCTCACCGGCAGCGAGTACGCCGGGCGGTCCGTCGCCGAGACGGCCGGCCGGAACCTCAAAAAGTGTGTGCTCGAACTCGGGGGGAGCGATCCGTACGTCGTCCTCGACGACGCGGACGTAGCCGACGCGGCGGCGACCGGTGCGATGGCTCGCAACCAGAACTCCGGGCAGTCGTGTATCGCCGCGAAGCGGTTCATCGTCGTCGAAGAGGTGTACGACGAATTCCTGGACGCGCTCGCGGCGGAGGTGGAGTCACTCCAGGTCGGGGACCCGACCGACGAGGCGACCGACGTCGGGCCGCAGGCGAGCGAGGCGTTACTGCAGGAGCTCCACCAGCAGGTCGAGGCGAGCGTGGACGCGGGAGCGACCGTCGTGACCGGCGGCGAACCGCTCGAAGGCGAGGGCGCGTTCTACCCGCCGACGATACTCGCGGACGTTCCGGAGGCGTGTCCTGCGCGGAACGAGGAGCTGTTCGGACCCGTCGCTGCCGTCTTCGAAGTCGCCGACGCGGAGGCGGCCGTCGAGCTGGCGAACGACACGAGGTTCGGTCTCGGGGCGAGCGTGTGGACGGCGGATCGTGAGCGGGGCGAGAGACTCGCGCGACGCATCGACGCCGGCTGCGTATTCGTCAACGAGATGGTCAAGTCCGATCCCCGGTTGCCGTTCGGCGGCGTCAAGGACTCCGGGTTCGGACGAGAGCTCTCCAGGGACGGTATTCTGGAGTTCGTCAATCGCAAAACCGTCTGGATCGAGTGA
- a CDS encoding EamA family transporter, whose product MNSDFAAVVAILSAAAIAGQALTVERAITKSADRDGVSPVFGATLVSFLVTVPILWSIALLRGIPVEALTVWNVAPFAVAGAAFPAGSRLLYYEGIDRVGSSLATAILATAPAVAAVLAVPILGDDVSVVGGAGLVAIVGGCALLQSVGGTAQPSPSKTDPIVEAVAGATWRDVLFPALAAAIVGAAYVLIDFGLRDFPDAVTASAISQTVAVTLLGLGLVVSPRARKSSMIDGWRIMALLMVSGGFAAMAWVGQFVALQFGTVAVVAPLVNVYPVLVLAVTYVAARQVPRSPRLLVAVGTIVAGAALLQGF is encoded by the coding sequence GTGAATTCTGATTTCGCAGCGGTCGTGGCGATACTGTCCGCGGCCGCGATAGCCGGGCAAGCGTTGACGGTCGAACGGGCAATAACGAAATCCGCCGACCGAGACGGCGTCAGTCCGGTCTTCGGCGCAACACTGGTGAGCTTTCTCGTCACGGTTCCCATCCTCTGGAGCATCGCTCTCCTCCGGGGAATCCCGGTCGAAGCGCTGACAGTGTGGAACGTCGCCCCGTTCGCCGTCGCCGGTGCCGCGTTTCCGGCCGGCTCCCGTCTGCTGTACTACGAGGGTATCGACCGCGTCGGATCGAGCCTCGCAACCGCGATCCTGGCCACGGCCCCAGCCGTAGCCGCAGTGCTTGCAGTCCCGATACTGGGCGACGACGTTTCGGTGGTCGGTGGCGCAGGGCTCGTTGCCATCGTCGGCGGGTGTGCCCTCCTCCAGTCGGTGGGTGGAACGGCGCAACCCAGCCCATCGAAGACGGATCCGATCGTCGAGGCTGTGGCCGGCGCGACCTGGCGAGACGTACTGTTTCCGGCGCTGGCCGCAGCCATAGTCGGTGCCGCATACGTTCTCATCGACTTCGGCCTCCGGGACTTTCCCGACGCCGTCACCGCGAGCGCGATCAGCCAGACGGTAGCGGTGACCCTGCTCGGCCTGGGGCTGGTGGTTTCGCCCCGTGCCCGCAAAAGCTCGATGATCGACGGCTGGCGTATCATGGCCCTGCTGATGGTCTCGGGGGGGTTCGCCGCGATGGCCTGGGTCGGCCAGTTCGTGGCGTTGCAGTTCGGGACGGTCGCCGTGGTCGCACCGCTGGTGAACGTCTACCCCGTTCTGGTCCTGGCAGTCACCTACGTCGCTGCCCGTCAGGTTCCTCGCTCGCCGCGACTGTTGGTCGCCGTCGGGACCATCGTCGCCGGCGCAGCACTCCTGCAGGGGTTCTGA